A window of the Microbacterium sp. LWH13-1.2 genome harbors these coding sequences:
- a CDS encoding glutamate ABC transporter substrate-binding protein: MRRTRTLAGIGIATVALFALTACNSGSPSSPGAGTGSDEGEDSTWFEVAEDVQLEGSPTFDAIQERDKVIVGVKEDQPGLGYLDVTTGERTGFDVDIARWIAASLGYDEDKIEFKPIASANREQAITNGDIDYYVGTYSINDKRKELIDFAGPYFITGQGLLVAADADDAEALEDFNGKTVCSATGSTPIQNIKANFPDIKTQEYDLYSACVQDLIDGKVDAVTTDQAILIGYAAQYPDDVKVTGGLFTEERYGVGLTKGDDALRTHINELFTDGGDIWQAIFDANLGSSGIEVEQPEVDAY; this comes from the coding sequence ATGCGACGCACACGCACACTGGCAGGAATCGGGATCGCGACGGTGGCACTGTTCGCGCTGACCGCCTGCAACAGCGGCAGCCCGTCCAGCCCTGGCGCCGGAACCGGCAGCGACGAAGGCGAGGACTCCACCTGGTTCGAGGTCGCCGAAGACGTCCAGCTCGAGGGCAGCCCGACGTTCGACGCCATCCAGGAGCGCGACAAGGTCATCGTCGGCGTCAAGGAAGACCAGCCCGGTCTCGGCTACCTGGATGTCACGACGGGGGAGCGCACCGGCTTCGACGTCGACATCGCCCGCTGGATCGCGGCCTCGCTCGGCTACGACGAGGACAAGATCGAGTTCAAGCCGATCGCCTCGGCGAACCGCGAGCAGGCGATCACCAACGGTGACATCGACTACTACGTCGGCACCTACTCGATCAACGACAAGCGCAAGGAGCTCATCGACTTCGCCGGCCCGTACTTCATCACCGGACAGGGGCTCCTGGTCGCTGCGGATGCGGACGACGCCGAGGCGCTCGAGGACTTCAACGGCAAGACCGTCTGCTCGGCGACCGGCTCGACGCCGATCCAGAACATCAAGGCGAACTTCCCCGACATCAAGACGCAGGAGTACGACCTGTACTCCGCCTGCGTCCAGGACCTGATCGACGGCAAGGTCGACGCGGTCACCACCGACCAGGCGATCCTGATCGGATACGCGGCTCAGTACCCGGATGACGTGAAGGTCACCGGCGGCCTCTTCACGGAGGAGCGCTACGGCGTCGGCCTCACCAAGGGCGACGACGCACTGCGCACGCACATCAACGAGCTCTTCACCGACGGTGGCGACATCTGGCAGGCGATCTTCGACGCGAACCTCGGCTCCAGCGGCATCGAGGTCGAGCAGCCCGAAGTCGACGCGTACTGA
- a CDS encoding amino acid ABC transporter ATP-binding protein — translation MTSGKPLVVVDNVQKHYGDFQALTDIDLTVNAGEVVVVIGPSGSGKSTLCRTINRLETITSGTISIDGKALPAEGKGLANLRADVGMVFQSFNLFAHLTILENVTLGPIKVRGMKKADADKEAMTLLERVGVAQQASKLPAQLSGGQQQRVAIARALAMQPKVMLFDEPTSALDPEMINEVLDVMVELAHDGMTMIVVTHEMGFARKAANRVVFMADGRIVEEATPEEFFTNPKSDRAKDFLSKLLTH, via the coding sequence ATGACCTCTGGTAAGCCTCTCGTCGTGGTCGACAACGTCCAGAAGCACTATGGCGACTTCCAGGCGCTCACGGACATCGATCTCACGGTGAACGCCGGTGAGGTCGTCGTCGTGATCGGCCCCTCCGGCTCGGGGAAGTCGACGCTGTGTCGGACGATCAACCGGCTCGAGACGATCACGAGCGGCACGATCAGCATCGACGGCAAGGCGCTTCCCGCCGAGGGCAAGGGACTCGCGAACCTGCGCGCCGACGTCGGCATGGTGTTCCAGTCGTTCAACCTCTTCGCGCACCTGACGATCCTCGAGAACGTCACCCTCGGCCCCATCAAGGTGAGAGGCATGAAGAAGGCGGACGCCGACAAGGAGGCCATGACGCTCCTCGAGCGCGTCGGGGTCGCCCAGCAGGCATCGAAGCTCCCCGCGCAGCTCTCGGGCGGACAGCAGCAGCGCGTCGCGATCGCACGTGCTCTCGCCATGCAGCCCAAGGTCATGCTCTTCGACGAGCCGACCAGCGCGCTCGACCCCGAGATGATCAACGAGGTTCTCGACGTCATGGTCGAGCTCGCCCACGACGGCATGACCATGATCGTCGTCACCCACGAGATGGGCTTCGCCCGCAAGGCCGCCAACCGCGTGGTCTTCATGGCCGACGGGCGCATCGTGGAGGAGGCGACTCCCGAGGAGTTCTTCACGAACCCGAAGAGCGATCGCGCCAAGGACTTCCTCTCCAAGCTCCTCACGCACTGA
- a CDS encoding TAXI family TRAP transporter solute-binding subunit: MSGRGGARRTWTRISAAIAVLLVVGASSACSTRASEWDDSRYEIASGGSDGVYFAYGSELADELSASLDVDVVAEESAGSVDNLLQVSAGDALLGFAQGDAAADAVAGAGAFDDPLPVRAVARLYDEYLHVVVRADSDIDEIGDLTGMTVSLGAENSGVHVIAARALDAAAVDITSIGDPQLGLRDSIGALERSEIDGFFWVGGIPTPGIAELALTTPVRLLPIDQTWVNAINARFSDAYRPSDFPVGLYGLDESQPTMAVPNYLVTATGTPDAVVHDILTGLFGARTRIAQDVPAAALLDRRQAIFTGPVELHPGAVEYYRGQRD; encoded by the coding sequence ATGAGTGGGCGAGGCGGCGCTCGCCGGACCTGGACGCGGATCTCCGCAGCGATCGCCGTGCTGCTCGTCGTCGGGGCGTCGAGCGCATGCAGTACTCGAGCGAGCGAATGGGACGACTCGAGGTATGAGATCGCGAGCGGAGGATCCGACGGAGTCTATTTCGCGTACGGTTCCGAGCTCGCAGACGAGCTCTCGGCGTCGCTCGACGTCGACGTGGTCGCGGAGGAGTCGGCGGGCTCGGTCGACAACCTCTTGCAAGTGAGCGCGGGAGACGCGCTTCTCGGCTTCGCCCAGGGCGATGCGGCTGCGGACGCGGTCGCGGGCGCCGGAGCCTTCGATGATCCCCTGCCGGTGAGGGCAGTCGCCCGGCTCTACGACGAGTACCTCCATGTGGTCGTCCGCGCGGATTCGGACATCGACGAGATCGGCGACCTCACGGGGATGACGGTGTCGCTCGGCGCGGAGAACTCGGGGGTCCATGTCATCGCTGCTCGAGCGCTGGATGCGGCCGCCGTCGACATCACGTCGATCGGCGACCCGCAACTCGGGCTTCGCGACTCCATCGGCGCGCTGGAACGATCCGAGATCGACGGTTTCTTCTGGGTCGGCGGCATCCCCACGCCGGGTATCGCGGAACTCGCACTGACGACACCCGTGCGTCTGCTCCCGATCGATCAGACCTGGGTGAACGCGATCAATGCACGCTTCTCCGACGCCTATCGGCCGTCGGACTTCCCCGTCGGCCTCTACGGACTCGACGAATCGCAGCCCACGATGGCGGTCCCGAACTACCTCGTCACGGCAACGGGCACCCCGGATGCCGTCGTCCACGACATCCTCACGGGCCTGTTCGGCGCCCGAACCCGAATCGCGCAGGACGTCCCCGCGGCCGCTCTCCTCGACCGCAGACAGGCCATCTTCACGGGGCCTGTCGAGCTGCACCCCGGAGCGGTCGAGTACTACCGGGGCCAGCGGGACTGA
- a CDS encoding HAMP domain-containing sensor histidine kinase: MRRRLIVVFLVPLVAILLSLGGAAAWSATRSIQQAFYTEQLGDVGYFVTSARQALRSGSTTVIDAEVRRFEEVYGIDVRVFDLTGSVWASGNSDAEVIAEDEAARVRLALSGRRAEAPEPVFPWGTADSSIIEPVFDDGDVIGAVMVSADVEAPRTEIVQQVFVLALVSIVSIGLGVLLVFQLARWVLSPVRRLDEAMVAIERGEMDARVAEDTGPPELRRMTRVFNGMADEIERVMTRQQEFALNASHELRNPLNALLLRVEHLATGLDREWDDDVEETREEGRRMARILEALLGLARGGRADTTISAVDLTTLATRRADAWSEVASQRRIRTHAVGSDPVLSVTDRTIVESALDAVIDNAVKFSPSGAVVEIGAGRDGDVCRLTVRDHGPGLTPEQATNAADRFWRSDDSGETPGSGLGLAIATDLLGSIGGELRVESPGGGGLLVTLLLPDGAAR, translated from the coding sequence GTGCGCAGGCGTCTCATCGTGGTGTTCCTCGTTCCTCTGGTGGCGATTCTGCTCTCGCTCGGCGGAGCGGCGGCGTGGAGCGCCACCCGCAGCATCCAGCAGGCGTTCTACACCGAGCAGCTCGGGGATGTGGGGTACTTCGTGACGAGCGCGCGGCAGGCGCTGCGCTCGGGGAGCACCACCGTGATCGACGCCGAGGTCAGGCGTTTCGAAGAGGTCTACGGCATCGATGTCAGGGTGTTCGATCTCACGGGAAGTGTCTGGGCGTCGGGGAACAGCGATGCCGAGGTGATCGCGGAGGACGAAGCGGCCAGGGTCCGGCTCGCCCTCTCCGGACGTCGAGCGGAGGCTCCTGAACCTGTCTTCCCCTGGGGCACTGCGGACTCCTCGATAATCGAGCCGGTCTTCGACGACGGCGACGTCATCGGAGCGGTGATGGTGTCGGCCGATGTCGAGGCGCCGCGCACCGAGATCGTGCAGCAGGTCTTCGTGCTGGCGCTCGTGTCGATCGTGTCGATCGGGCTCGGAGTGCTTCTCGTCTTCCAGCTCGCGCGATGGGTGCTGTCTCCGGTGCGTCGCCTGGACGAGGCCATGGTCGCGATCGAACGCGGCGAGATGGATGCTCGGGTCGCGGAGGACACGGGCCCTCCGGAGCTGCGCCGGATGACCCGAGTGTTCAACGGCATGGCGGACGAGATCGAGAGGGTGATGACGCGTCAGCAGGAGTTCGCACTCAACGCCTCGCACGAGCTGCGCAATCCGCTCAACGCGCTGCTGCTGCGCGTCGAGCACCTCGCGACGGGCCTCGACCGCGAGTGGGACGACGACGTCGAGGAGACGCGGGAGGAGGGGAGGCGGATGGCGCGGATCCTCGAGGCTCTGCTCGGCCTTGCCCGAGGAGGACGTGCGGACACCACGATCTCCGCCGTCGACCTCACGACTCTCGCGACCAGACGGGCCGATGCGTGGAGCGAGGTGGCATCGCAGCGGAGGATCCGCACGCACGCGGTCGGGAGCGACCCTGTGCTGAGCGTCACAGATCGCACGATCGTCGAGAGCGCACTCGATGCGGTCATCGACAACGCGGTCAAGTTCTCGCCCTCGGGTGCGGTCGTCGAGATCGGTGCGGGACGTGACGGCGATGTGTGTCGCCTGACCGTCCGCGATCACGGGCCGGGCCTCACGCCCGAGCAGGCGACGAACGCGGCCGACCGATTCTGGCGCAGCGACGACAGCGGCGAGACACCGGGATCGGGATTGGGGCTTGCGATCGCCACCGACCTGCTCGGGTCGATCGGCGGCGAGCTCCGGGTCGAGTCGCCCGGCGGCGGCGGTCTGCTGGTCACGCTGCTGCTCCCGGACGGAGCTGCCCGATGA
- a CDS encoding response regulator transcription factor, with protein sequence MRILIVEDDERVAAALEAFLARSGYATARAADGASALEMLGADTEVVLLDLGLPDVDGIDLCRRIRGRSEVPIVIVTARNQVAERIRGLRAGADDFVVKPYDVHELLARIEAVTRRSRPVRPESEAHVRLQGGDVEIDLIARQVVIDRVPIELTRKEFDIVAVLARYPGVAVPKERLIREVWNTDWRGFGHSLEVHVGAIRRKVGQVSLIETVRGVGYRLVG encoded by the coding sequence ATGCGGATTCTGATCGTGGAGGACGACGAGCGCGTCGCCGCTGCGCTCGAGGCCTTCCTCGCGCGATCGGGGTATGCCACGGCGAGGGCAGCCGACGGCGCGTCCGCCTTGGAGATGCTGGGCGCCGATACCGAGGTCGTCCTTCTCGACCTGGGACTGCCCGACGTCGACGGCATCGATCTGTGCCGTCGTATCCGGGGTCGCTCGGAGGTCCCGATCGTCATCGTGACCGCACGCAATCAGGTCGCGGAGCGGATCAGAGGTCTGCGAGCCGGCGCGGATGACTTCGTCGTCAAGCCCTACGACGTTCACGAGCTCCTCGCCCGCATCGAGGCGGTCACTCGCCGTTCGAGGCCGGTGCGCCCGGAGTCGGAGGCTCACGTGCGACTCCAGGGCGGAGATGTCGAGATCGACCTCATCGCCCGCCAGGTCGTCATCGACCGAGTGCCCATCGAGCTCACGCGGAAGGAGTTCGACATCGTCGCGGTCCTGGCCAGATATCCGGGCGTCGCAGTACCGAAGGAGCGCCTGATCCGCGAGGTGTGGAACACCGACTGGCGGGGCTTCGGACATTCGCTGGAGGTTCATGTCGGCGCGATCCGGCGCAAGGTCGGCCAGGTCAGCCTGATCGAGACCGTGCGCGGCGTCGGCTACCGGCTGGTGGGGTGA
- a CDS encoding RNA methyltransferase: MLENPRSPRVRAVAKLTKRSARSETGLYLLEGPQAVREALTYSPEAIVELFATPTGWEKHPDIRSKAAEADVEVEYVTEYVLNAMADTVTPQGLVAVVRQTPTSVRDVFASSPRLVAICEEIRDPGNLGTIIRAADAAGADAVILTGRTVDPYNPKVVRATTGSLFHLPVSVGAELDDVVTKAHAAGLRVVAADVKGDDLLRARADGVLAQPTAWLFGNEARGLEDDALAQADQVLKLPIFGRAESLNLATAASVCLYESAFAQRAESLS, translated from the coding sequence GTGCTGGAGAACCCCCGTTCGCCCCGAGTCCGAGCCGTCGCGAAGCTGACCAAGCGCAGCGCGCGCAGTGAGACGGGTCTGTACCTCCTCGAAGGCCCCCAGGCCGTCCGCGAGGCGCTGACCTACAGCCCCGAAGCCATCGTCGAGCTCTTCGCGACCCCGACCGGGTGGGAGAAGCACCCCGACATCCGGTCGAAGGCGGCCGAGGCCGACGTCGAGGTCGAGTACGTCACGGAATACGTGCTGAATGCGATGGCCGACACGGTGACGCCGCAGGGACTCGTCGCGGTCGTCCGGCAGACCCCGACCTCGGTGCGCGACGTCTTCGCGTCATCTCCTCGTCTCGTCGCGATCTGCGAGGAGATCCGTGACCCGGGCAACCTCGGCACGATCATCAGGGCCGCAGATGCGGCGGGCGCCGATGCGGTGATCCTCACCGGCCGGACGGTCGATCCGTACAACCCCAAGGTCGTCAGGGCCACCACCGGCTCGCTGTTCCACCTGCCGGTGTCTGTGGGCGCCGAGCTCGACGACGTCGTGACGAAGGCGCACGCCGCCGGACTGCGGGTGGTGGCTGCTGATGTGAAGGGCGACGATCTGCTGCGGGCGCGTGCAGACGGTGTCCTGGCGCAGCCGACCGCGTGGCTGTTCGGTAACGAGGCACGGGGTCTTGAGGACGACGCTCTGGCTCAGGCCGATCAGGTGCTCAAGCTTCCCATCTTCGGTCGCGCCGAGTCGCTGAACCTCGCGACGGCGGCGAGCGTGTGCCTCTATGAGAGCGCCTTCGCCCAGCGGGCGGAATCCCTCTCCTGA
- the rplT gene encoding 50S ribosomal protein L20: protein MARVKRAVNAHKKRRVILERAKGYRGQRSRLYRKAKEQVIHSLVYSYRDRRKRKGDFRRLWIQRINAAARQNGITYNRFIQGLGLAGVTVDRRMLADLAVNDAATFTTLVETAKKALPSDVNAPKSAA from the coding sequence ATGGCAAGAGTCAAGCGGGCGGTAAACGCCCACAAGAAGCGCCGGGTCATCCTCGAGCGCGCAAAGGGTTACCGCGGTCAGCGTTCGCGCCTGTACCGCAAGGCCAAAGAGCAGGTCATCCACTCGCTGGTCTACTCGTACCGCGACCGTCGCAAGCGCAAGGGTGACTTCCGTCGCCTGTGGATCCAGCGCATCAACGCCGCTGCACGCCAGAACGGCATCACGTACAACCGCTTCATCCAGGGCCTCGGTCTCGCGGGTGTCACCGTCGACCGTCGCATGCTCGCCGACCTCGCGGTCAACGACGCAGCGACCTTCACGACGCTGGTCGAGACGGCGAAGAAGGCTCTGCCCTCTGACGTCAACGCTCCGAAGTCGGCCGCGTAA
- the rpmI gene encoding 50S ribosomal protein L35, with amino-acid sequence MPKQKTHSGAKKRFKITGSGKLKKQQAGMRHNLEHKSSRRTRRLNQDQVLSKADTKVAKKLLGR; translated from the coding sequence ATGCCGAAGCAGAAGACCCACTCGGGTGCTAAGAAGCGCTTCAAGATCACCGGCAGCGGCAAGCTGAAGAAGCAGCAGGCCGGAATGCGCCACAACCTCGAGCACAAGTCGAGCCGTCGCACCCGCCGCCTCAACCAGGACCAGGTGCTGTCGAAGGCTGACACCAAGGTCGCGAAGAAGCTTCTCGGTCGCTGA
- the infC gene encoding translation initiation factor IF-3 — protein sequence MPSSKELRISDPRTNERIRVPEVRLVGPAGEQIGVVRIEAALRLAQEADLDLVEVAPNSKPPVVKIMDYGKFKYEAAQKEKEARRNQANTILKEVRFRLKIEAHDYTTKLKRAEGFLKAGDKVKAMILFRGREQSRPEQGVRLLRKFAEDVAELGTVESNPTIDGRNMVMIVAPLKSKSEAKQEQNAVRDAQRAANKQAAREAKGDTDAPAEAAAE from the coding sequence ATCCCATCGTCTAAGGAGTTACGCATCAGCGATCCCCGCACCAATGAGCGCATCCGCGTCCCCGAGGTCCGCCTCGTCGGCCCCGCGGGTGAGCAGATCGGCGTCGTCCGCATCGAGGCGGCGTTGCGCCTTGCGCAGGAAGCCGACCTCGACCTCGTCGAGGTCGCACCGAACTCGAAGCCGCCCGTGGTCAAGATCATGGACTACGGCAAGTTCAAGTACGAAGCCGCCCAGAAGGAGAAGGAAGCTCGCCGCAACCAGGCGAACACCATTCTCAAGGAGGTCCGCTTCCGCCTGAAGATCGAGGCGCACGACTACACGACGAAGCTCAAGCGCGCCGAGGGCTTCCTCAAGGCGGGCGACAAGGTGAAGGCCATGATCCTGTTCCGCGGTCGTGAGCAGTCGCGCCCCGAGCAGGGTGTCCGCCTTCTCCGCAAGTTCGCCGAGGATGTCGCCGAGCTCGGAACCGTCGAGTCGAACCCGACCATCGACGGTCGCAACATGGTCATGATCGTGGCACCGCTGAAGAGCAAGTCCGAGGCCAAGCAGGAGCAGAATGCGGTTCGCGACGCACAGCGCGCGGCGAACAAGCAGGCCGCTCGTGAGGCCAAGGGCGACACAGACGCACCGGCCGAGGCCGCAGCGGAGTAA
- a CDS encoding DUF1844 domain-containing protein produces MTNQASDEAAREREERWARQEEAASSATRDIADVPAVEVITTAAVHLMSAAAVKLGLADDPRAAEQLDLDEARKLINSLAGLITAGAPEISDMHARSLRDGLRSLQLAFREASTIPDPIGKGPGEKWTGPVN; encoded by the coding sequence GTGACGAACCAGGCATCGGACGAGGCTGCACGCGAGCGCGAAGAGCGCTGGGCACGGCAGGAGGAGGCGGCGTCCTCCGCCACTCGGGACATCGCGGACGTACCCGCTGTCGAGGTCATCACGACCGCGGCGGTGCACCTCATGAGCGCGGCAGCGGTCAAGCTCGGCCTCGCCGACGACCCGCGCGCGGCTGAGCAGCTCGATCTCGACGAGGCTCGCAAGCTCATCAACTCTCTGGCCGGTCTGATCACCGCCGGCGCACCCGAGATCAGCGACATGCACGCACGCTCGCTACGCGACGGCCTGCGCTCTCTGCAGCTCGCGTTCCGCGAGGCATCGACCATCCCCGACCCGATCGGCAAGGGGCCGGGCGAGAAGTGGACAGGGCCGGTCAACTAG
- a CDS encoding SseB family protein, translating into MSRETDDPCGHGPEGHGAHDHAAGNRGDSAGVPWEGRSFESNPHAGDDGSADPALLDALLRFRAGAGAQAEVVDAFRTARVLIPLIAEKGEEGVAPSGLTVDKTQELSIVTVAAPDGRRVQPVFSSVEAMQRWDATARPIPVEATRVALSASAEDTDLIVLDPTSETEFVFRRPAVWAIAQGHRWEPSFLSPEVFTALQESIAHELAVIDVAVAAGDPDARLRGPELIVILELIDGLEREVLDAVLARLAQRWAADDRIAVLADSLTVKLRRSV; encoded by the coding sequence ATGTCGCGGGAGACTGACGACCCCTGCGGTCACGGCCCCGAGGGCCATGGCGCGCACGATCACGCCGCGGGGAACCGAGGCGACTCCGCGGGTGTGCCCTGGGAGGGGCGAAGCTTCGAGTCGAACCCACATGCGGGCGATGATGGCTCTGCCGACCCCGCCCTCCTCGACGCGCTCCTTCGCTTCCGTGCGGGAGCCGGCGCCCAGGCCGAGGTGGTCGACGCGTTTCGCACCGCCCGAGTGCTGATTCCGCTCATCGCCGAGAAGGGCGAAGAGGGAGTCGCACCCAGCGGGCTCACGGTCGACAAGACGCAGGAGCTGTCGATCGTCACTGTGGCTGCACCCGACGGCCGGCGCGTGCAGCCCGTGTTCTCCTCCGTCGAGGCGATGCAGCGCTGGGACGCGACCGCGCGGCCGATCCCGGTCGAGGCCACGCGCGTGGCGCTGTCGGCATCCGCAGAGGACACCGACCTGATCGTTCTCGATCCCACTTCCGAGACCGAGTTCGTGTTCCGTCGCCCCGCTGTGTGGGCGATAGCGCAGGGGCATCGGTGGGAGCCGAGCTTCCTGTCTCCCGAGGTCTTCACCGCTCTGCAGGAGAGCATCGCGCACGAGCTCGCGGTCATCGACGTGGCGGTCGCCGCCGGCGATCCGGATGCGCGTCTGCGCGGTCCCGAGCTGATCGTCATCCTCGAACTGATCGACGGCCTCGAGCGCGAGGTGCTCGACGCCGTGCTCGCGCGTCTCGCGCAGCGCTGGGCGGCAGACGACCGCATCGCGGTGCTCGCGGATTCTCTGACCGTGAAGCTCCGCCGCTCGGTCTGA
- the priA gene encoding bifunctional 1-(5-phosphoribosyl)-5-((5-phosphoribosylamino)methylideneamino)imidazole-4-carboxamide isomerase/phosphoribosylanthranilate isomerase PriA, which yields MNDFAQSPSLTLLPAVDVAGGKAVRLTQGEAGTETSYGDPLDAAGEWVAQGAKWIHLVDLDAAFGRGSNAPILRKVIKQFKNVNVELSGGIRDDATLEAALESGATRINLGTAALENPEWAADVIGRFGEAIAVGLDVRGTTLAARGWTKEGGDLWEVLERLEDAGCSRYVVTDVTKDGTLKGPNLELLREMTSRTPKPVVASGGIANLDDIAALRELVPLGVEGAIVGKALYAGAFTLAEALDVAGD from the coding sequence ATGAACGACTTCGCGCAGTCCCCTTCTCTCACTCTGCTCCCCGCTGTCGATGTCGCGGGTGGCAAGGCCGTCCGCCTCACGCAGGGCGAGGCAGGCACCGAGACCAGCTACGGCGACCCGTTGGATGCGGCAGGGGAGTGGGTCGCGCAGGGCGCGAAGTGGATCCACCTCGTCGACCTCGACGCGGCGTTCGGTCGCGGCAGCAACGCCCCGATCCTCCGCAAGGTCATCAAGCAGTTCAAGAACGTCAACGTCGAGCTGTCGGGCGGAATCCGTGACGACGCGACGCTCGAGGCCGCTCTCGAGAGCGGTGCGACGCGCATCAACCTCGGCACCGCCGCGCTCGAGAACCCGGAGTGGGCGGCGGACGTGATCGGTCGCTTCGGCGAGGCGATCGCCGTGGGCCTCGATGTCCGCGGCACCACTCTCGCCGCACGTGGCTGGACCAAGGAGGGCGGCGACCTCTGGGAGGTCCTCGAGCGCCTCGAGGATGCCGGCTGCAGCCGGTACGTCGTCACCGACGTCACCAAGGACGGCACGCTCAAGGGCCCGAACCTCGAACTCCTTCGCGAGATGACCTCGCGCACACCGAAGCCCGTCGTCGCATCGGGCGGCATCGCGAACCTCGACGACATCGCCGCGCTCCGCGAGCTGGTGCCGCTGGGCGTCGAGGGCGCGATCGTCGGCAAGGCCCTGTACGCCGGGGCGTTCACGCTGGCTGAGGCTCTGGATGTCGCGGGAGACTGA